The Mesorhizobium sp. NBSH29 genome has a segment encoding these proteins:
- a CDS encoding metallophosphoesterase — protein MITDGIHFLDARGPTGMHVAAIGDVHGRLDLLEKLHAMIDADRVRSSATDFRVIHLGDFVDRGPSSKGVIDFLIQKSASDPRYICVAGNHDAAFQEFLARPDPEGVFALYGGRQTALSYGVEIDFDSPWGLRRGHAALCKVVPLSHMEFLRTLPRHITLEDFFFCHAGIRPGVPLAEQDPEDLIWIREAFLNFPGLHPKIVVHGHTPAGEAEVMANRVNVDTGAYKSGRLTALIIDGAVKRVVSVSG, from the coding sequence TTGATTACTGACGGCATCCATTTTCTGGACGCGCGCGGGCCCACTGGCATGCATGTCGCGGCTATCGGCGATGTGCATGGCAGGCTCGATCTACTGGAGAAGCTGCACGCAATGATCGACGCTGACCGGGTACGCAGCAGCGCGACAGACTTTCGTGTCATCCATCTTGGCGACTTTGTCGACCGGGGACCAAGCTCCAAAGGAGTGATCGACTTCCTGATCCAAAAATCCGCCTCTGATCCGCGCTATATCTGCGTTGCGGGCAATCATGATGCGGCGTTTCAGGAGTTTCTGGCACGGCCAGATCCTGAAGGTGTTTTCGCGCTTTATGGCGGAAGGCAGACTGCGTTGTCTTATGGCGTGGAGATCGACTTCGACAGCCCTTGGGGTCTGCGGCGCGGGCACGCCGCATTGTGCAAGGTGGTGCCGCTCAGCCATATGGAGTTTCTCAGAACACTGCCCCGGCACATCACGCTGGAAGATTTTTTCTTCTGCCATGCCGGCATCCGTCCGGGAGTGCCGCTGGCGGAGCAGGACCCGGAAGACCTGATCTGGATACGCGAGGCGTTTTTGAATTTTCCCGGGCTGCACCCCAAGATCGTAGTGCACGGACATACGCCTGCCGGCGAAGCAGAAGTGATGGCAAACCGAGTGAATGTGGACACCGGCGCGTACAAATCGGGGCGGCTGACAGCGCTGATCATTGACGGCGCCGTCAAGCGTGTCGTCAGCGTATCAGGCTAG
- a CDS encoding 16S rRNA (uracil(1498)-N(3))-methyltransferase encodes MRANYRMQRLYVPQDISADVEIELDPPQSHYLANVLRLSEGAQVLLFNGRDGEWLSSLASLAKKKVMLQPVTQTRGQPPHPDLVYCFAPLKQGRLDYLVQKAVEMGAGHLQPVITQHTQMSTVGIDRLKANAVEASEQCGILAIPTVGEVVKLDRLLWEWQPGRQLIFCDEGAETNNPVPILKTLAGRKLGLLIGPEGGFSDDERKQLRALPFVTPIPLGPRILRADTAAAAALAVIQATIGDW; translated from the coding sequence ATGCGCGCCAATTATCGAATGCAGCGGCTTTATGTGCCGCAGGATATTTCTGCCGACGTCGAGATCGAGCTCGACCCGCCGCAGAGCCATTATCTGGCCAATGTGCTGCGCCTGAGCGAAGGGGCGCAGGTTCTGTTGTTCAACGGGCGCGACGGTGAATGGTTGTCATCGCTTGCGAGCCTCGCCAAGAAGAAGGTGATGCTGCAACCTGTCACGCAGACACGCGGGCAGCCGCCGCATCCCGATCTCGTCTATTGCTTTGCCCCACTCAAGCAGGGACGGCTTGATTATCTGGTCCAGAAAGCAGTGGAGATGGGTGCTGGACATTTGCAGCCTGTCATCACGCAGCACACGCAAATGTCTACCGTGGGAATCGACCGGCTGAAGGCGAATGCGGTCGAGGCGTCGGAACAGTGCGGCATCCTGGCCATCCCGACTGTGGGCGAGGTGGTGAAGCTCGACCGGCTGCTCTGGGAGTGGCAGCCGGGACGCCAGCTCATTTTCTGCGATGAAGGGGCTGAGACCAATAATCCAGTGCCCATTTTGAAAACATTGGCGGGCCGTAAGCTTGGGCTGCTTATCGGCCCCGAAGGCGGGTTTTCCGATGATGAACGCAAGCAATTACGCGCGCTGCCCTTCGTCACCCCCATCCCGCTTGGCCCGCGCATCCTGCGGGCAGACACGGCGGCCGCAGCAGCGCTTGCGGTGATCCAGGCCACGATCGGGGATTGGTGA
- a CDS encoding DUF1127 domain-containing protein gives MTTLDRSTLAPHTIEARPAIATRAVKAVSVFYRAWKNRRAFYQLGNMSDAELADIGLTRSDLHMSVQSPFDLDPTARLGALARNRSEMAEHAARRVC, from the coding sequence ATGACGACACTCGACCGCAGCACCCTGGCGCCTCACACGATTGAAGCGCGCCCAGCGATCGCGACCCGTGCCGTGAAAGCCGTATCAGTATTTTATCGCGCCTGGAAAAATCGGCGCGCCTTTTATCAACTGGGCAATATGTCCGACGCCGAACTGGCCGATATCGGCCTGACCCGCTCTGATCTGCATATGTCGGTGCAGTCGCCCTTCGACCTCGATCCAACGGCCCGGTTGGGTGCACTGGCGCGCAACCGCTCTGAAATGGCTGAACACGCGGCCCGTCGCGTCTGCTGA
- a CDS encoding LysR substrate-binding domain-containing protein: MASPLDLDQLQTFIQIADTGSFTKAANEVHRTQSAVSMQMRRLEERIGKQLFEKDGRTNRLTEEGEKLLSYARRMIRLSRETLAAFDDTSLEGHIRIGTPDDYADRFLPEIMARFARSNPRVELSVICEPTYNLVEHIKRGNLDLALVTHDDARGQSEVVRREPLLWVSSANHPTHEQDVLPMAFGRSTCQWRRSACDALDLMNREYRILFTSWSATVIIAAVMSGLAISTLPECALRPGMRVLGEADGFTALPDIKIGIMRGNSSKPDIVNALARHIAESLDNISVPQADDEAVFDLAALAALRGRRQKASQIVPGW, from the coding sequence ATGGCCTCCCCGCTCGATCTCGACCAGTTGCAAACCTTTATTCAGATCGCCGATACTGGCAGCTTCACCAAGGCGGCGAATGAGGTGCATCGCACGCAATCTGCCGTATCGATGCAGATGCGACGGCTTGAAGAGCGCATCGGCAAACAGCTGTTTGAAAAGGACGGCCGCACAAATCGGCTGACCGAAGAAGGCGAGAAATTGCTAAGCTATGCACGGCGTATGATCCGGCTTAGCCGGGAGACACTGGCGGCGTTTGACGATACCAGCCTTGAGGGTCACATTCGCATCGGCACGCCGGACGATTATGCCGACCGCTTCCTGCCCGAGATCATGGCACGGTTTGCGCGTTCCAACCCCCGGGTGGAACTGTCGGTCATCTGCGAGCCCACCTATAATCTGGTCGAGCACATCAAACGCGGTAATCTGGACCTGGCGCTGGTGACGCATGACGACGCGCGTGGCCAGTCCGAGGTGGTGCGGCGCGAGCCGCTTTTATGGGTCAGCTCGGCCAACCACCCGACGCATGAACAGGATGTTTTGCCGATGGCATTCGGCCGGTCCACCTGCCAGTGGCGGCGGTCCGCCTGCGATGCATTGGACTTGATGAACCGGGAGTACCGCATTCTGTTCACCAGTTGGTCTGCCACAGTCATTATCGCTGCCGTTATGTCAGGGTTGGCGATTTCGACCCTGCCCGAATGTGCGTTACGTCCCGGCATGCGGGTATTGGGGGAAGCAGACGGGTTTACTGCTCTGCCCGATATCAAGATCGGCATCATGCGCGGCAACTCGAGCAAGCCGGATATCGTCAATGCGCTGGCGCGCCACATCGCTGAAAGCCTCGACAATATTTCTGTGCCACAGGCGGATGACGAAGCGGTGTTTGACCTCGCTGCGCTTGCGGCACTACGGGGCCGACGCCAAAAAGCGAGCCAGATTGTACCGGGCTGGTAG
- a CDS encoding DUF937 domain-containing protein, producing MLPLFEMLTNAQNGQGMAALAKQFNLTPQQTEQAVAALVPAFSQGLKRNTADPQGMGSFMAAMTSGKHAQYFDDPAKAVGQQGLKDGKGILGHLFGSKDLSRAVAGQAAQASGVGQDVLKQMLPAVASMLMGGLFKQSTGQMQAASASGAPSNPLGEIIGQMMRQAGGATQQSQAQPHAAGDNPLGKMFQDILGGASGPQPGGTQVSSGENPLGKIFEQMMGGGKATPGQAQASVENPLGKMIQDMFGGAGGQAQSGQQAPGSAAGENPLGKIFEQMMGGGQQQAQAPASPQAAPRNPLEEMLGKMFDPGAKQPGNYQKGVESIFEQFTKGMDRPR from the coding sequence ATGTTGCCGCTTTTTGAGATGCTGACGAATGCCCAGAATGGCCAGGGAATGGCTGCGCTGGCAAAACAGTTCAATCTTACGCCACAACAGACCGAGCAGGCTGTCGCTGCGCTGGTGCCGGCTTTCAGCCAGGGGCTCAAGCGCAACACGGCGGACCCGCAGGGCATGGGCTCCTTTATGGCGGCGATGACCAGCGGCAAGCACGCGCAATATTTCGACGATCCGGCCAAAGCTGTTGGCCAGCAGGGGCTGAAGGATGGCAAAGGCATTCTCGGACATCTGTTCGGTTCAAAGGATCTTTCGCGTGCGGTTGCCGGCCAGGCGGCTCAGGCAAGTGGCGTGGGCCAGGATGTGCTAAAGCAGATGCTGCCGGCGGTCGCCTCGATGCTGATGGGGGGTCTTTTCAAACAGTCAACCGGGCAGATGCAGGCGGCGAGCGCCTCTGGCGCGCCGAGCAACCCGCTCGGTGAGATCATTGGTCAGATGATGCGGCAGGCTGGCGGCGCGACACAGCAGAGCCAGGCACAGCCCCATGCGGCAGGCGACAATCCGCTTGGAAAGATGTTCCAGGATATCCTGGGTGGCGCCAGCGGTCCGCAGCCGGGCGGCACGCAGGTGTCATCAGGCGAGAACCCGCTCGGGAAAATTTTCGAACAGATGATGGGTGGCGGCAAAGCCACGCCCGGTCAGGCACAGGCGTCGGTCGAGAATCCGCTCGGCAAGATGATTCAGGACATGTTTGGCGGCGCTGGCGGCCAAGCGCAGAGTGGTCAACAGGCACCAGGCAGCGCCGCCGGCGAAAATCCGCTCGGCAAAATCTTCGAGCAGATGATGGGCGGTGGACAACAGCAGGCACAAGCTCCCGCCAGCCCGCAAGCCGCCCCACGTAACCCGCTTGAAGAAATGCTCGGAAAAATGTTTGATCCCGGCGCAAAGCAGCCCGGAAACTATCAAAAGGGTGTCGAATCGATCTTCGAGCAGTTCACCAAGGGCATGGACCGGCCGCGCTAG
- the xseA gene encoding exodeoxyribonuclease VII large subunit encodes MSEMIPTDSKSNVAEYTVSEVSGALKRTVEDAFGHVRVRGEISGYRGPHSSGHAYFALKDDRAKLEAVVWKMTMSRLKFRPEEGMEVIATGKLTTYPGSSKYQIVIDNLEPAGAGALMALLEERKKRLAGEGLFDQDRKKRLPFMPLTIGVITSPTGAVIRDILHRIADRFPLHVLVWPVRVQGETAAAEVTNAVEGFNALPAGGAIPRPDIVIVARGGGSLEDLWGFNDEALARAVAASTIPIISAVGHETDWTLVDMVADVRAPTPTGAAEFAVPVKAELESTLAGLSARLKACMRRSLDRRRETLKATARMLPSPDQLLALPRRRFDEATSRLGRGLEVGTERKRAQLGALRLQPQLLSRRIADARKLVDRDLARAQAALRGRVGEQRRNFARLSGRLRHEPIERRQRLLRESLALLARRHGQAMALKLERLRNRVDQTERLLATLSHQGILERGFALVSDLDGNLVTRAAELSSGTALTLRFADGTAGAVATSGEARPRPRTSAKAPKPGGQGTLF; translated from the coding sequence ATGAGCGAGATGATTCCCACCGATTCGAAATCCAACGTCGCCGAATATACGGTGAGCGAAGTTTCAGGTGCGCTGAAGCGCACTGTCGAGGACGCGTTTGGTCATGTTCGAGTGCGCGGCGAGATTTCTGGCTATCGCGGGCCACATTCTTCCGGGCACGCCTATTTCGCGCTGAAGGACGACCGCGCCAAGCTTGAAGCCGTTGTCTGGAAGATGACCATGTCGCGGCTGAAATTCCGGCCCGAAGAAGGCATGGAGGTGATCGCCACCGGCAAGCTGACCACCTATCCGGGCTCCTCCAAGTACCAGATCGTAATCGACAATCTGGAGCCCGCCGGCGCCGGTGCCCTGATGGCACTGCTTGAAGAGCGCAAGAAGAGGCTCGCCGGCGAAGGTCTGTTCGATCAGGACCGCAAGAAGCGACTTCCCTTCATGCCGCTTACGATAGGCGTTATCACGTCGCCAACCGGTGCGGTGATCCGCGATATTCTGCACCGCATTGCCGACCGCTTTCCGCTGCATGTTCTGGTGTGGCCGGTGCGGGTTCAAGGCGAGACGGCAGCGGCGGAAGTGACCAATGCCGTGGAGGGTTTCAACGCACTACCTGCTGGTGGCGCCATCCCTCGGCCCGACATTGTGATCGTGGCGCGGGGCGGCGGCAGCCTGGAGGATCTTTGGGGCTTTAATGACGAGGCCCTAGCACGGGCAGTTGCAGCGTCCACAATCCCGATCATCTCGGCGGTTGGCCACGAGACTGACTGGACGCTGGTAGACATGGTGGCCGATGTGAGGGCGCCGACGCCTACTGGTGCGGCGGAATTTGCCGTGCCGGTGAAGGCCGAACTTGAATCGACGCTGGCCGGTCTCTCGGCGCGACTGAAGGCCTGCATGCGCCGCTCGCTCGACCGGCGCAGAGAAACGCTCAAGGCGACCGCACGCATGCTGCCCTCGCCCGACCAGTTGCTGGCGTTGCCGCGGCGGCGGTTTGACGAGGCAACCAGCCGGTTGGGTCGAGGACTTGAAGTCGGCACCGAGCGAAAACGCGCTCAGCTTGGCGCGCTGCGGCTGCAACCGCAATTGCTATCACGGCGTATCGCTGATGCCCGCAAGCTGGTGGACCGTGATCTTGCGCGGGCGCAGGCGGCGCTGCGCGGCCGGGTGGGCGAACAGAGGCGGAATTTTGCCCGTCTTTCAGGCCGTCTTCGCCATGAGCCGATTGAGCGCCGGCAAAGATTGCTGCGCGAGTCGCTGGCGCTGCTGGCCAGAAGGCATGGACAGGCAATGGCGCTGAAGCTTGAGCGGCTGCGCAACCGCGTTGACCAGACCGAGCGGCTTTTGGCGACACTGTCGCATCAGGGGATACTGGAGCGGGGCTTTGCTCTGGTCAGCGACCTTGATGGCAATCTGGTGACGCGCGCGGCGGAACTATCTTCCGGTACCGCTCTGACGTTGCGGTTTGCGGATGGCACTGCCGGGGCAGTGGCCACCAGCGGCGAGGCAAGGCCCAGGCCGCGCACATCCGCCAAGGCACCGAAGCCCGGCGGCCAAGGAACGCTGTTTTAA
- a CDS encoding autotransporter outer membrane beta-barrel domain-containing protein, with protein sequence MLAATVGAAALISHAAYAGDLDGEDALVGPGEAPEYWRVENGSNLTIIHGGQSYNIIARNDSTISLNGANVVRAPWQSGSALIGLINGSTASIVASTIYNDAGPGLVVGNVPASPGEGESSYAYIEGSSITAMGRAASIASGSTMDVVGSHLVGWAHPGSTGYGISLTNGFVNVRGGSDITGETSGIRLVRGGSDTVSDKGRTLLVDGSHVEGLTGAAIVVMSSEENPTDATIVVQNRSTLVGGNGRILEVGANASTSFTVDNSELVGDVVVEEGGHANVTLRNYASLKGRMTGVENLHLNAFGNWQMVESSAIKNIIMDRGQITLSDGSAGFNTLTVENLSGSGTFKMNTDIANDQGDLLRVTGNAAGAHTLHVKNTGIDPTSVGDPHLVVETAGGDAIFGLLGGAVDLGVYKYLLNKSGDNWYLQETSYVTPGTATAIGLHGVAPTVWYGELATLRQRMGDVRNNRGDGGLWARTYGRGFQISAGAGQTYDQTQWGMSVGADRSFNLGDSDVLVGVMGGYSNSSVKLEGGSRGDVDSYYGGLYGTWLASNGLYVDSLFKLNRFEDAAHVRMSDGSGAEGNYGATGIGGQIEVGKHIALANEVYVEPFAQLAGVNVGSSNYWLDNGMHVQNGAMDSLIGRLGATIGINYEMANGSKVQPYMRLAVAQEFAGGNDLLINSTAFSNDMKGTRGEIGVGFAAQVAEKVQIHGEFDYADGKNLKQNWGLNLGLRYAF encoded by the coding sequence ATGTTGGCTGCGACTGTTGGTGCCGCGGCACTCATCTCTCACGCCGCTTATGCGGGTGATCTCGATGGCGAAGACGCGCTGGTTGGCCCGGGTGAAGCGCCTGAGTACTGGAGGGTCGAAAATGGTTCCAATCTCACAATCATCCATGGTGGCCAGTCCTACAACATAATCGCGAGAAACGATTCGACGATAAGCCTCAACGGCGCGAATGTCGTTCGCGCTCCGTGGCAGTCGGGCAGTGCATTGATTGGTTTGATCAATGGCTCGACGGCGTCAATTGTTGCTTCCACCATATACAACGACGCGGGGCCGGGGCTCGTCGTTGGCAACGTTCCAGCCTCCCCAGGCGAAGGTGAAAGCTCTTACGCGTATATTGAAGGTAGCAGTATTACCGCGATGGGTAGAGCCGCGAGCATTGCATCCGGTTCTACGATGGATGTTGTTGGCTCACATCTGGTGGGTTGGGCGCATCCAGGCAGCACCGGCTATGGCATTTCGTTGACCAATGGTTTCGTCAACGTCCGCGGCGGCAGCGACATCACGGGTGAGACCAGTGGTATCCGTCTCGTTCGCGGGGGTAGCGATACTGTTAGTGACAAGGGCCGTACATTGTTGGTCGACGGGTCCCATGTCGAGGGACTAACCGGTGCGGCGATTGTTGTGATGAGTTCCGAAGAAAACCCCACTGACGCGACCATTGTCGTTCAAAATCGGTCGACGCTAGTGGGTGGCAATGGCCGTATTCTTGAAGTGGGTGCCAATGCGTCTACCTCTTTTACGGTAGATAATTCGGAACTGGTTGGCGACGTGGTGGTGGAAGAGGGTGGCCACGCGAATGTCACACTCCGAAATTATGCCTCGCTCAAGGGTCGCATGACTGGCGTCGAAAACCTGCACCTCAACGCTTTTGGTAACTGGCAGATGGTTGAATCCTCTGCGATCAAGAACATCATAATGGATCGCGGCCAGATAACGCTTAGCGACGGGTCTGCAGGCTTTAACACGCTGACAGTCGAAAATCTGTCGGGTAGCGGCACATTCAAGATGAACACGGATATCGCGAACGACCAAGGCGACCTTTTGAGGGTAACGGGAAATGCCGCCGGCGCGCACACTCTGCATGTGAAAAATACGGGTATTGACCCCACAAGCGTTGGCGACCCGCACCTCGTGGTCGAAACTGCTGGTGGTGATGCGATTTTTGGACTTCTCGGCGGTGCAGTAGATCTCGGCGTCTACAAATACTTGCTTAACAAGAGCGGCGACAATTGGTACCTGCAGGAAACCAGCTATGTCACCCCCGGCACAGCCACGGCAATCGGGTTGCATGGCGTCGCACCAACCGTCTGGTATGGCGAATTGGCAACCCTGCGCCAGCGTATGGGTGATGTGCGCAACAATCGCGGCGATGGCGGCCTGTGGGCGCGCACTTATGGCCGCGGCTTCCAGATCTCGGCGGGCGCCGGCCAGACCTATGACCAGACCCAGTGGGGCATGTCGGTAGGCGCGGACCGCTCCTTCAACCTCGGCGATTCCGATGTGCTGGTGGGCGTGATGGGCGGCTATTCGAACTCGTCGGTCAAACTCGAAGGCGGCTCACGGGGTGACGTCGATTCCTACTATGGTGGCCTCTACGGCACCTGGCTTGCCTCGAACGGGCTTTATGTGGACAGCCTGTTCAAACTGAACAGGTTTGAAGACGCCGCCCACGTGCGCATGAGCGACGGTTCCGGGGCCGAAGGCAATTATGGCGCCACCGGCATTGGCGGCCAGATCGAGGTCGGCAAACATATCGCGCTGGCCAATGAGGTGTATGTCGAGCCCTTCGCCCAGCTTGCTGGTGTGAATGTGGGATCGTCGAACTACTGGCTGGACAATGGCATGCACGTTCAGAACGGCGCGATGGACTCGCTGATCGGGCGGCTGGGTGCCACCATTGGCATCAACTACGAGATGGCCAATGGCAGCAAAGTTCAGCCATATATGCGCCTTGCCGTGGCTCAGGAATTTGCCGGTGGCAACGACCTGCTCATCAACTCCACCGCCTTCAGCAACGACATGAAGGGCACACGCGGAGAAATTGGCGTCGGCTTTGCAGCCCAGGTAGCCGAGAAAGTGCAGATCCATGGCGAGTTCGACTACGCCGATGGCAAAAACCTCAAGCAGAACTGGGGCCTAAACCTCGGATTGCGGTACGCTTTCTAG
- a CDS encoding glutamate--cysteine ligase yields MARDTTDFRPVESIDELVAYLAEGNKPKDQWRIGTEHEKFPFYIDGNAPVPYGGDRGIRALLEGMQRTLGWDPIIDDGRIIGLVEPTGQGAISLEPGGQFELSGAPVETIHQTCREGNAHLAQVREIAEPLGIRFLGLGGSPKWTLAETPKMPKSRYQIMTRYMPKVGSQGLDMMYRTCTIQVNLDFDSERDMRRKMQVSLKLQPLSTALFANSPFTDGRPNGLQSWRGEIWRDTDNQRSGLLDFCFSPEFGFADYVTWALDVPMYFVIRDGHYHDVTHVTFRQFMDGALRNSVPDGLPTIGDWANHLSTLFPDVRLKRFLEMRGADAGPWRRICALPAFWVGLLYDEAALDAAEALTADWTFDEVLAMRETVPAEGLATEFRGHAMREMARDVLAISKLGLKNRARENRDGYDETTFLSPLDEVVSRGTTSAQEMTNAFHTRWGGSIEPAFLEYAY; encoded by the coding sequence ATGGCGCGTGACACGACCGATTTCCGGCCCGTCGAGAGCATTGACGAGCTGGTCGCCTATCTGGCCGAGGGCAACAAGCCAAAGGACCAGTGGCGCATCGGCACCGAGCACGAAAAGTTTCCCTTCTACATTGATGGCAATGCGCCGGTTCCCTATGGCGGCGACCGGGGCATCCGGGCGCTACTCGAGGGTATGCAACGGACGCTCGGCTGGGACCCGATTATCGATGATGGCCGTATCATTGGGCTGGTGGAGCCGACCGGACAGGGGGCGATATCGCTTGAGCCGGGCGGCCAGTTCGAGCTTTCGGGCGCGCCGGTGGAGACGATCCATCAGACCTGCCGCGAGGGCAATGCGCATCTGGCGCAGGTGCGCGAAATCGCCGAGCCGCTCGGCATCCGCTTTCTTGGTCTTGGCGGAAGTCCGAAATGGACGCTGGCGGAGACGCCAAAGATGCCCAAATCTCGCTATCAGATCATGACGCGCTACATGCCCAAGGTCGGCAGCCAGGGCCTCGACATGATGTACCGCACCTGTACGATCCAGGTGAACCTCGACTTTGACAGCGAGCGTGACATGCGCCGCAAGATGCAAGTTTCACTGAAGCTGCAGCCGCTTTCGACAGCTTTGTTTGCCAATTCGCCGTTTACCGATGGTCGGCCCAACGGGTTGCAGAGCTGGCGTGGCGAGATCTGGCGCGACACCGACAATCAGCGCTCCGGCCTGCTCGATTTCTGTTTTTCGCCGGAGTTTGGTTTTGCCGATTATGTAACGTGGGCGCTCGATGTGCCGATGTACTTCGTCATTCGAGACGGCCATTACCACGATGTGACTCACGTCACTTTCCGTCAGTTCATGGATGGGGCGCTGCGCAATTCGGTGCCCGACGGTTTGCCCACCATCGGCGACTGGGCGAACCACCTATCGACACTGTTTCCCGATGTCAGGCTGAAGCGCTTTCTGGAAATGCGCGGCGCCGATGCCGGCCCGTGGCGGCGTATCTGCGCGCTGCCAGCCTTCTGGGTCGGTCTGCTCTATGATGAGGCAGCCCTCGATGCGGCCGAGGCGCTGACGGCGGACTGGACGTTTGACGAGGTGTTAGCCATGCGCGAGACGGTGCCGGCTGAAGGGCTTGCCACCGAATTTCGTGGCCATGCGATGCGTGAGATGGCGCGCGATGTTCTTGCGATATCGAAGCTCGGTCTCAAGAACCGCGCCCGCGAAAACCGCGATGGCTATGACGAGACGACTTTCCTGTCGCCTCTCGACGAGGTGGTTTCGCGTGGGACCACCAGCGCACAGGAGATGACCAATGCGTTTCATACGCGTTGGGGCGGTTCGATCGAGCCGGCATTCCTCGAATACGCTTATTGA
- a CDS encoding type 1 glutamine amidotransferase, which translates to MRVLVVENFQGTSLGQVGVALSEAGAQIDLRVLHEGATLPQASIEHDAIVVLGGAQNALDDEGSPYIPALLELMRDFIAADKSVLGICLGAQLLARAAGGTNQIGGATEFGWHRMALTPDATQDPVFARLDHAFPIFEWHDDTFTLPPGATHLATSSCAANQAFRLGRAAYGIQFHFEADTVLVREWSECFAEVIADRNPHWPMILETEIAVHGEAADAAGLALARGWVSTVRPSANPA; encoded by the coding sequence ATGCGCGTTCTGGTCGTCGAGAATTTTCAGGGTACAAGTCTTGGCCAGGTGGGAGTTGCCCTCTCGGAGGCGGGTGCCCAGATTGACCTGCGCGTACTCCATGAGGGGGCAACCCTCCCGCAAGCATCAATCGAGCACGACGCGATAGTGGTTCTTGGTGGTGCCCAAAACGCACTGGATGATGAAGGTTCCCCCTATATCCCGGCACTTCTTGAATTGATGCGGGATTTCATTGCCGCCGACAAATCAGTGCTCGGCATCTGCCTCGGCGCTCAGCTTCTGGCTCGTGCGGCGGGGGGCACCAACCAGATAGGCGGTGCTACTGAATTCGGCTGGCACCGCATGGCGCTGACCCCGGATGCGACACAGGATCCGGTCTTTGCACGCCTCGACCACGCGTTCCCGATTTTCGAATGGCACGACGATACGTTCACACTTCCTCCTGGCGCCACCCACCTCGCCACAAGCTCATGTGCTGCCAATCAGGCGTTTCGTTTGGGCCGCGCAGCCTATGGAATACAGTTCCATTTCGAGGCCGACACCGTACTTGTGCGCGAATGGAGCGAATGCTTTGCCGAGGTCATCGCGGACCGTAATCCGCATTGGCCAATGATCCTCGAAACCGAGATTGCTGTTCATGGAGAAGCTGCCGATGCGGCTGGTTTGGCGCTTGCGCGGGGCTGGGTGTCGACAGTGAGGCCCTCTGCAAACCCGGCCTGA